From Pseudomonas hormoni:
AGGTCCAGGGCGCTTTGCTCCGGGCTCTTGTGCTGCCAGTAGTAGCGCAGGGTGTCGATGCCGACCACCGGGTAGCCGATCTTGGCCATTTCGCCCGCCACATCGCGGTCGAGGTCGCGCCAGCCACCGTCACCGGAGAGGAACAGGGTAACGGTGTCCTTGGCCTGACCGGCCGGCACTTCAACCACTGGAATCTGCAGGCCGCCAGCGGCTTTGTCGCCACCGACGAGGAGCTTGCGCAGTTCGTTGTTCAGCACTTGCGGCAGGTTGATGTCGTAGTCGCTGATGCTGGTTTCGGCGTTGGGTTGGTCGCGCACGAAGCCGGCGCTGGTGTCGTCCGGGTTATCGTTCCACGCCACCAGCCAGTGACCGTGAGCGGCGCTTTTTGGCAGCAGGTGGGTGCAGCCGGGTTTTTCCAGGGCCAGGTCCACCGAAACAGCCTGGGACTTGTCGTCCTTCTGCTCGGACAACCAGCGCCACGCCAGCACGGCGCCGGGGCCGATGCCGCTGACCAGGGTCGCCGGGCCTTTGAGTTCTCTCAGGCCCGCTTGCAGGGCGCGGCTTTGCAGCAGGCATTCCTTGGGCAGGATCACCTGAACGATCTGCGCCGAGCCGCTGCGGCTGAGGGTCATCAATTGTTTGTCGCTGAGCTTCTGGTCTTCATTGACCGCCACCAGCACCTGGGCGCGTGGCGTGTTGCCGGGAATGACGCGGGTCATCGCGGCGCCGTCGGCGGGTGTCAGCCGTTCGAGGGTCGGTTCTGGCGCCGGACGTTTGAGGTACCAGTAACCGCCGCCAAGAATCAGGGCCAGCACTACCAGTGTGGCCAGTACGTACCGCAAGGAGCGTTGAATCATCAGCGTTTCACCAATCCAGTCAAGCCGCCCGCAATCAGGGCAGCAGTGTCGGCCAGGGCAACCAGCGGATCAAGTCCGGCGGGCACGGCCATATAACGGGGTTCCCAGTCAGGCTGGAACTTGTCTTTGAAGCGGCGCAAACCTTGGAAGTTGTACAGCTGCTCACCACGGCGGAATACCATCGAGCCCAGGCGCTGGGTCAGTGGTGCGCCACGACGGGGTTGCAACCCCGACAACGGCACCATGCCCAGGCTGAAACGCGCGTACCCATGATTTTTATAATGTTGAATCAGGCCGACCATCATGAATTCCATGGTCAGCTTGGGGGCCTCCGGGTGTGCGCGCATCAGGTCGAGGCTGGCCAGGTCGTGGCCGTAAGTCTCGAGCAAATTGGCAAACGCCACCGGGCGTCCTTCGAAACGAATCACCGCGACGCGGAAATGCTTGAGGTAGTCATCGCTGAAACGGCCGAGCGAGAAGCCTTTCTCGCGCACGTTCTTGCCGGTCAGCCAGGCATCGGAAATCACCTTGAGCTCATCCATCGGCGCGTGTCCCGGCTCATGGATCTCCAGCGACAGGCCATCGCGGGTGCCACGGTTCCAGGTGTAGCGCAGGTCTTTCATCTCTTTGCCCTTGGCTTCGAGATCAAAGCGCTGCAGATCGACCCGGGCTTCTTCGCCGAGCTTGATCGCAGTGAGGCCGATGTCCATGTAGTACGGCAGGTTTTCCGCGCGGACTTGATAGAACACGGGGCGGGCGTGGTGGATGTCGCAGAGGTCGCGGAACTGCCAGATCATCTCGGCCCGTTGCTGGGTCGGACCGATCGGGTCGTACAAGGCCACGAGGCTGCGTCCACGGCGGGCGTACATCAAAAACGCCTCGTCGTTGGGATGGAACAGCAGCGCCTTGTCACCGGTCAGGGCCAGGCCGCCATCCGGTTGCGCGGAGGCCATCAGGATTTTTACTGCACGGTCCAGCTCATCCGGCGTCGGCACGTGGATCACCGGGCGCGCGGTACGCAGCAGCCAGGTCAGGGACACCACCACCAGCAGCACGGCGGCGCCGAGCAGCGAGCGCAAGCCACGCGGGGCGTCTGCGTCGAGGGTGAACTGCCACCAGAGTTGATGGCTGTACGGAACGTCCTGATAAGCGAACAGCAGCAGCCAGATCGACGCACCGAGCACGCACAGGCTCGACACCAGATACAGCGGCGAGAACGGCAGTTCGGTCAAACGGCTCGGGCGATAGAACGAACGCCGGAAAACCCCCAGCAGGCTGGCGGTCAGAGTCATCAGGCAGGCTTCTTCCCAGTCGAAGCCTTTGAGCAGCGAGAGCACCGCGCCAACCAGCAACAGAATGGTGGTCAGCATCCAGGCGGCCGACAGTCTACGGCGCAGGCCTTGAGCCAGCAGCAGGCAGAGCACGCCGACCAGGCTGGCGCCGAAGTGCGAAGCGTCGACCAGCCGATGGGGAATCAGAAAGCCGATGTGTTCCAGGCGCGTATCGATTTCCGGGGTTACGCCGGAGAACAGCAGCACCACGCCGGACAGAAACACCAGCACCGCCAGAATCGGCGCGGCCAGACCGGACGCGGCGCGCAAAGACTGACGGGTCTGGAACAGGCGCTGGCCTTCGTTGATCAGCAACAGCACGCAAGCAACGAGTAGCGGCAGCACCACGTAGATCAGGCGATAGAGCAACAGCGCGGCAGCCAGTGGCGCGGCGCCAAGTTTGTCGGCAAAGGCGGCCAGCAGAATCGCTTCGAACACCCCGACACCGCCGGGAACATGACTGAGCACGCCGGCGGCCAGGGCCAGCAGGTACACCAGCAGGAACGCACCGAACGGCGGTGCTTCCGGCAGCAACAGATAAAGCACGGTTGCAGCGGCGGCCACGTCGAGGGCAGTAATGATCAGTTGCAGGAACGTCAGGCGACGGCCCGGGAGGCGCAAGGTGCGACGACCGACCTTGACCAGCAGGTTGTCCGGATAAGGCTGCTCCGGCAGGCGCCGGCGATAGATGCCGACGGCCAATACGGTAAACAACAGCAACACCGCAGCGGCAATCGCAGCCAGCAACATCTCGGAGAGACCTAGGGCGGTGGAAGCGGCCGGCAGGTTGCTCAGCGTTGCGAGGGCAGCCAGGGGGGGCAGGGCGCAGCCGAGCGAGAGGCTGGCGAACAGCGTCATGTGAGCGACTTCTGAAGCCCCCAGACCATGACGTGCATATAAACGATAGCGAACCGAGCCCCCCGAGAGCATCGACAGACCGATGGCATTGCCGATGGCGAAAGCGGTGAACCCGCCCAGGGCAAGAATACGCGGCGCCAGCGTCACGCCAGCATAGCGGCTGGCCGACCATTCATAGCCGAGCAAGATAATGAAGCCGAGGACGGTCGCCGCCAGTGCGCCCAACAGTGCCGGTTTCGGTACTTCAAGAATCGAGTCGTGCAGAGCGTACAGATCGAGTTCGCTCAGCAGATGGCGACAGGCAATCAGCGCGATCGCGAACAACAGCAAAGTGACCGCCAGACCAATGGGTTGGCGGTACTTGCTGATCCGATCAAGCAAGCGCAAACGCTCGGGCTTGATGGGTTGTGTCGCTGTGACGGTCTCTTGTGGATCAGACGAGTTGGCGCGCATCAATCACCTCTTGGATTGTGCGCGACAGGATGGGGGTATCCAGCCAAGTTACCAATCCCTGTAGAAAAAAATAATCACAAATATTAACGCCTCTCGCCGGTTGTCGGCGATGGCAGGTCATCCGTCGTGGAGGGTTCTGTCTGCGATTCAGCATAGTCTGATCTCAGAGTTTCAGTGACTCCGAACGCTTCCCCACAGAGTGACAGGTCATTGTTGCGAAAGGACTTTTTCAACAGATACAAAAAAGGCCACTCTTTCGAGTAGCCTTTTTTGATGTTTGGTTGCGGGAGCCGGATTTGAACCGACGACCTTCGGGTTATGAGCCCGACGAGCTACCAGACTGCTCCATCCCGCGTCTGTGTGGCGGCATTCTATAGAGATACGCCTGTGTGTCAACCGTTAATCCGGAACCCGGTCAAATAAGCGTGAATAAGCGGCGAACGGTCGCAGGGGAGACCTAAGTTTCGGAATCAGAACGATTTCTCGCTTCTGGCAAAAACAGCCACTTGTAGGAGCGAGCTTGCTCGCGAAAAACTCAAGGCCACCACGGGGCATCTGGTTTTACGCGTTTTCGTTCACGACCATCGCGAGCAAGCTCGCTCCTACAGTGAGTAGTGAGTGTTTTCGACGCGCACAAAAAAGGCCACTCTTTCGAGTAGCCTTTTTTGATGTTTGGTTGCGGGAGCCGGATTTGAACCGACGACCTTCGGGTTATGAGCCCGACGAGCTACCAGACTGCTCCATCCCGCGTCTGTGTGTCGGCATTCTACAGAGGATCGCCGGGCTGTCAACCTTCAATCCGGATAAAACCTGTTCTGGTTCAATCGCTTAGCTTAAAAGCAAGACGGTGCAATCGGCTGCGAGTCAGGCGTGGCAAGGCTTTCAGCTCTATCGTAGGTGGTCTTTCGATTGAGAAAATAAATTCATCCGCGAGTTTTCCTACGAGCGGGAAAGAACATTCAGACTACTGGTGCTATATACAGGTGTCAGTGAGATACTGCCGATCCGGCCTGCCAAGTCTCTTTTTCTTCGCCATGAACACCGCTTTCATATGACCCAGCGAAAAATCATCCATGTCGATTGTGACTGCTTCTACGCTGCCATTGAGATGCGTGACGACCCGCGCCTGGCCGGAAAACCCCTGGCTGTGGGCGGGTCGGCGGATCGGCGCGGAGTGATTGCCACCTGCAACTATGAAGCGCGGGCCTATGGCGTGCGTTCGGCGATGTCTTCCGGGCATGCCTTGAAGTTGTGTCCGGACCTGACCATCGTCAAGCCGCGCATGGACGCCTATCGAGAAGCGTCGAAGGAAATTCACACGATCTTTCGCGATTACACCGACTTGATCGAACCGCTTTCCCTCGATGAGGCCTACCTCGATGTGTCGGACAGCGCGCACTTCGGCGGCAGCGCCACGCGCATTGCCCAGGACATCCGCCGACGGGTGTCCAATCAGTTGCATATCACGGTCTCGGCCGGCGTGGCGCCGAACAAGTTCCTGGCCAAGATTGCCAGCGACTGGAAGAAGCCCAATGGTTTGTTTGTCATTACACCGGATCAGGTCGAGGACTTTGTCAGTGGCTTGCCCGTGAGCAAGCTGCACGGCGTGGGCAAAGTGACTGCCGACAAACTGGGCAGGCTCGGCATTGTCGATTGCTCCCATTTGCGCGAATGGGACAAGTTGGCGCTGGTGCGTGAATTTGGCAGCTTTGGCGAACGACTGTGGAGTCTGGCCCGTGGGATCGATGAGCGGCTGGTGCACAACGACAGTCGGCGGCAGTCGATCAGTGTCGAAAACACGTATGACGTGGATCTGCCGGATCTGGTGAGCTGCCTGGATAAATTACCCGAATTGCTGGAAACCTTGGCGGGCCGCATGGCGCGGATCGACAGCAGCTATCGGCCGGGCAAGCCGTTCGTCAAAGTGAAATTCCATGATTTCACCCAGACCACGCTTGAACAGGCCGGGGCAGGGCGGGATCTTCAGAGTTATAAGCTGTTGCTGACCCAGGCGTTCAATCGCGGCGGGAAGCCGGTGCGGTTGTTGGGGATTGGGGTGCGGCTGGAGGATTTGCGGGGCGGGTTTGAGCAGATGGAGTTGTTTGAGCGGTAGTTGCAGTTTTGGATGGGG
This genomic window contains:
- a CDS encoding virulence factor family protein, with protein sequence MIQRSLRYVLATLVVLALILGGGYWYLKRPAPEPTLERLTPADGAAMTRVIPGNTPRAQVLVAVNEDQKLSDKQLMTLSRSGSAQIVQVILPKECLLQSRALQAGLRELKGPATLVSGIGPGAVLAWRWLSEQKDDKSQAVSVDLALEKPGCTHLLPKSAAHGHWLVAWNDNPDDTSAGFVRDQPNAETSISDYDINLPQVLNNELRKLLVGGDKAAGGLQIPVVEVPAGQAKDTVTLFLSGDGGWRDLDRDVAGEMAKIGYPVVGIDTLRYYWQHKSPEQSALDLAELMQHYRQKWGTKRFILTGYSFGADVLPAIYNRLAESEQQRVDAIILLAFARTGSFEIEVEGWLGNAGKEAATGPEMAKLPPEKVVCIFGEEEIDESGCTDKTAVGEAIKLPGGHHFDENYPKLAQRLVDVIEKRQAKETAAQE
- the mprF gene encoding bifunctional lysylphosphatidylglycerol flippase/synthetase MprF, which gives rise to MRANSSDPQETVTATQPIKPERLRLLDRISKYRQPIGLAVTLLLFAIALIACRHLLSELDLYALHDSILEVPKPALLGALAATVLGFIILLGYEWSASRYAGVTLAPRILALGGFTAFAIGNAIGLSMLSGGSVRYRLYARHGLGASEVAHMTLFASLSLGCALPPLAALATLSNLPAASTALGLSEMLLAAIAAAVLLLFTVLAVGIYRRRLPEQPYPDNLLVKVGRRTLRLPGRRLTFLQLIITALDVAAAATVLYLLLPEAPPFGAFLLVYLLALAAGVLSHVPGGVGVFEAILLAAFADKLGAAPLAAALLLYRLIYVVLPLLVACVLLLINEGQRLFQTRQSLRAASGLAAPILAVLVFLSGVVLLFSGVTPEIDTRLEHIGFLIPHRLVDASHFGASLVGVLCLLLAQGLRRRLSAAWMLTTILLLVGAVLSLLKGFDWEEACLMTLTASLLGVFRRSFYRPSRLTELPFSPLYLVSSLCVLGASIWLLLFAYQDVPYSHQLWWQFTLDADAPRGLRSLLGAAVLLVVVSLTWLLRTARPVIHVPTPDELDRAVKILMASAQPDGGLALTGDKALLFHPNDEAFLMYARRGRSLVALYDPIGPTQQRAEMIWQFRDLCDIHHARPVFYQVRAENLPYYMDIGLTAIKLGEEARVDLQRFDLEAKGKEMKDLRYTWNRGTRDGLSLEIHEPGHAPMDELKVISDAWLTGKNVREKGFSLGRFSDDYLKHFRVAVIRFEGRPVAFANLLETYGHDLASLDLMRAHPEAPKLTMEFMMVGLIQHYKNHGYARFSLGMVPLSGLQPRRGAPLTQRLGSMVFRRGEQLYNFQGLRRFKDKFQPDWEPRYMAVPAGLDPLVALADTAALIAGGLTGLVKR
- the dinB gene encoding DNA polymerase IV → MTQRKIIHVDCDCFYAAIEMRDDPRLAGKPLAVGGSADRRGVIATCNYEARAYGVRSAMSSGHALKLCPDLTIVKPRMDAYREASKEIHTIFRDYTDLIEPLSLDEAYLDVSDSAHFGGSATRIAQDIRRRVSNQLHITVSAGVAPNKFLAKIASDWKKPNGLFVITPDQVEDFVSGLPVSKLHGVGKVTADKLGRLGIVDCSHLREWDKLALVREFGSFGERLWSLARGIDERLVHNDSRRQSISVENTYDVDLPDLVSCLDKLPELLETLAGRMARIDSSYRPGKPFVKVKFHDFTQTTLEQAGAGRDLQSYKLLLTQAFNRGGKPVRLLGIGVRLEDLRGGFEQMELFER